The Nitrospira sp. DNA segment CGTTGTGGTTATACCCAATTCCTCAAGACGTCACAACCGGTCAAGGCACATTGACAGCCTCTTTTCCTCTCCGATATGGTCGAGCCATGTCGGCTCCGGAAAATTTCTCGTCTCCCGCCGCGCCAGGTATTCCCTGGTCTGCGCTTGCACGACTGATTCGCCTACAGAATCAAACCGGCACCTACTTATTGCTCCTGCCTACCTTGTGGGCCCTTGTCCTCGCAACGCGTGGATTCCCACCCCTGTTTCTCCTGGCTATTTTTCTTGGTGGATCGTTTTTGATGAGGAGCGCAGGCGTGATCTTGAACGATCTTGCAGATCAAGGCTTCGATTGGCAAGTCACTCGCACTCGAGCCCGGCCGTTGGCATCAGGTGAACTGACCAGTCGCCATGCCGTCGTCCTATTGATCCTATTGTTGCTGTTGGCGGCGGGTCTGTTGATTTTGCTCCCACCTCTCGTTGCATGGCTTTCCCCAGTCGCAGTGTTTCTTGCAGCTCTCTATCCCTACTGCAAGCGCTGGGTCCATATCCCACAGGCCATGCTGGGCATCGCCTTCGGCTGGGGAACCGTCATGGCCTGGGCAGCGGTGCAAGGGCGGCTGGAGGCACCAGTTTGGTGTCTCTTCGGAGCGACCGCCGCCTGGGCCGTCGCGTACGATACGATCTATGCCATTCAGGATCTGGAGGATGATCGCCGCATCGGAGTGAAATCAGCCGCACTCTACTTCGGGACTTCGATTCACCTAGGAGTGGGCTTGGCATTCAGCGTCATGGTAGCCCTCTTGACCGTGGCAGGATGGCTGGCCCAGCTAGGATGGCCGTACTACGCAACGCTCCTTGGGGTAGTCATATTCTTCTACGTTCAGGTTCGTCAACTACAGAAGGCCATAACGCCAGTGCATGCCTTTGAGATGTTTCAGGCGCATATCTGGGTCGGCGTCACGCTCCTTGTCGGACTCCTTGGCGGCGTGCTGTTTTAAGGAGTCTCTACCGGCTTTTCTTCCTCTGGCTCGGATTTCTTGGCGCGCAACGTATCAACATACATCGTCACGGCTTTTGCGTCTGCATCATTCAAACCCAGCGCCGGCATGCGTGTCGCTGAATCCATGGCCTGCGGGTTCTTCAGCCACCGATAGACCCAGGTGGCGTTCAGCCGAAATCCCGCACGATCGAGAGCCGGGCCGATCTTCCCGCCCTCACCCTCAAGATTATGGCAACCATTGCATCCATATTTATCTTCATACAATCGTTTCCCGCGAACAATCAATCCAGCAGCTTCTGCTGGTTTAAC contains these protein-coding regions:
- a CDS encoding 4-hydroxybenzoate octaprenyltransferase; the protein is MSAPENFSSPAAPGIPWSALARLIRLQNQTGTYLLLLPTLWALVLATRGFPPLFLLAIFLGGSFLMRSAGVILNDLADQGFDWQVTRTRARPLASGELTSRHAVVLLILLLLLAAGLLILLPPLVAWLSPVAVFLAALYPYCKRWVHIPQAMLGIAFGWGTVMAWAAVQGRLEAPVWCLFGATAAWAVAYDTIYAIQDLEDDRRIGVKSAALYFGTSIHLGVGLAFSVMVALLTVAGWLAQLGWPYYATLLGVVIFFYVQVRQLQKAITPVHAFEMFQAHIWVGVTLLVGLLGGVLF